A genome region from Aliivibrio salmonicida LFI1238 includes the following:
- the argC gene encoding N-acetyl-gamma-glutamyl-phosphate reductase, translating into MLKTTIIGASGYTGAELALMVFKHPHLSLSGLYVSENSLDKGKAISKLHGSLRGVVDDTLQPLVNVNQVAKESDIVLLATAHEVSHDLAATFLENGCVVFDLSGAFRVQKEGFYSEFYGFEHKYEDWLDKAVYGLAEWNADAIAKAQLIAVPGCYPTASQLALKPLVDAGLLDQNQWPVINATSGVTGAGRKANLASSFCEVSLQPYGVFNHRHQPEIAAHLGCDVIFTPHLGNFKRGILATITTKLQKGVTEEQIQKAFDAAYTDTPVVRLLGNEMPKLQSVEKTPFCDIGWKVQAEHLIVVSAIDNLLKGASSQAMQCINIRFCFPMLTALI; encoded by the coding sequence ATGTTGAAAACAACCATCATCGGAGCAAGCGGATACACAGGTGCTGAACTGGCATTGATGGTATTTAAGCACCCGCATCTTTCTTTATCTGGCTTATATGTGTCTGAAAACAGTTTGGATAAAGGAAAAGCGATCAGTAAATTACATGGTTCATTAAGAGGGGTGGTGGATGACACATTGCAACCTCTAGTAAATGTAAATCAAGTGGCTAAAGAGAGTGATATTGTTTTATTAGCGACGGCTCATGAAGTGAGTCACGATTTGGCGGCCACTTTTTTAGAGAATGGCTGTGTTGTTTTTGACTTGTCAGGTGCGTTTCGTGTTCAAAAAGAAGGTTTCTATTCTGAGTTCTATGGTTTTGAACATAAATATGAAGATTGGTTAGATAAAGCGGTTTATGGATTGGCTGAGTGGAATGCGGATGCGATTGCTAAAGCCCAATTAATTGCCGTTCCTGGATGTTATCCAACGGCGTCACAATTAGCATTAAAACCATTAGTTGACGCTGGATTATTAGATCAAAATCAGTGGCCTGTTATTAATGCAACGAGCGGAGTGACAGGGGCTGGACGTAAAGCTAATTTAGCCAGTAGTTTTTGTGAAGTGAGTCTTCAACCTTATGGGGTGTTCAATCACCGTCATCAACCTGAAATTGCCGCACATTTAGGGTGTGATGTTATTTTTACGCCTCACCTTGGTAACTTTAAACGTGGGATCTTAGCAACCATCACGACTAAATTACAAAAAGGGGTGACAGAAGAGCAAATTCAAAAAGCATTTGATGCCGCTTATACCGATACACCCGTGGTTCGTCTACTCGGTAATGAAATGCCAAAATTGCAGTCAGTAGAGAAGACGCCTTTCTGTGATATTGGTTGGAAAGTGCAAGCCGAACACCTAATTGTTGTTTCTGCGATCGATAATTTATTAAAAGGTGCATCAAGCCAAGCGATGCAGTGCATTAATATTCGTTTCTGCTTTCCAATGTTAACCGCTTTAATATAA
- the argB gene encoding acetylglutamate kinase — protein MNQCPLVIKLGGAVLASTETLTLLFKTVSNYQQQAQRSLVIVHGGGYLVDELMEKLQLETIKKEGLRVTPKEQIGYITGALAGTANKMLQGQAMKNGVNAIGLSLADGGLCRITQLSPELGNVGLATAGDAKVLNAILATQVTPIISSIGITADGELMNVNADQAAVAVATVLNADLVLLSDVAGVLDANKSLIPSLDSEQAELLIQQGVITDGMIVKVRAALEAAQTLGKAIEVASWRSPEKLAELFIGNSIGTQFQP, from the coding sequence ATGAATCAATGTCCATTAGTGATTAAGTTAGGTGGTGCGGTATTGGCATCAACCGAAACGTTAACACTATTATTTAAAACGGTTTCAAATTATCAACAACAAGCCCAACGATCATTAGTTATTGTTCATGGCGGTGGGTATTTAGTTGATGAGTTAATGGAAAAGCTTCAGTTAGAAACGATTAAAAAAGAAGGATTACGTGTAACACCAAAAGAGCAAATTGGTTATATCACCGGCGCACTGGCAGGGACGGCAAATAAAATGCTGCAAGGCCAAGCGATGAAAAATGGTGTGAATGCGATTGGATTAAGTTTGGCTGATGGCGGTTTATGTCGCATTACTCAATTAAGCCCTGAGCTCGGAAATGTGGGTTTAGCGACAGCGGGTGATGCAAAGGTATTAAATGCCATTCTAGCGACACAAGTTACCCCCATTATCAGTTCTATTGGCATTACTGCTGATGGTGAGCTGATGAATGTGAATGCTGACCAAGCTGCTGTGGCGGTTGCTACCGTATTAAATGCAGATCTCGTTTTACTTTCGGATGTTGCTGGCGTACTCGATGCAAATAAATCATTGATACCAAGTTTGGATTCAGAGCAGGCCGAGTTGTTAATTCAACAAGGTGTTATCACTGATGGCATGATAGTGAAAGTGCGCGCGGCTCTAGAAGCGGCACAAACATTAGGCAAAGCGATAGAGGTCGCGTCATGGCGCTCACCTGAAAAATTAGCCGAGTTGTTTATTGGAAATAGCATCGGCACACAGTTTCAGCCTTAA
- a CDS encoding argininosuccinate synthase, which yields MNKKVNVNKVVVAYSGGLDTSVIIPWLKENYDCEVIAFVADVGQGAEELEGIEAKAIASGASECYVADLKEEMVSEYIFPTLKTGALYEGKYLLGTSMARPIIAKAQVEVARNVGADALCHGCTGKGNDQIRFEGAFAALAPDLHVIAPWREWDLVSREECLDYLAERNIPCTASLTKIYSRDANAWHISTEGGVLEDTWNEPNEDCWAWTVDPEQAPNESETVSIKVEKGAVVAVDGKAMTPYEVVVYLNEKGIKHGVGRIDIVENRLVGMKSRGCYETPGGTIINEALRAVEQLVLDKASFEFREELGIKASHLVYDGRWFTPLCKSILAATEELAQDVNGDVVIKLYKGQATVTQKRSDNSLYSEEFATFGADEVYDQSHAEGFIRLYSLSSRIRALNSK from the coding sequence ATGAATAAGAAAGTAAACGTAAACAAGGTCGTTGTTGCATACTCTGGTGGTCTAGATACATCTGTGATTATCCCGTGGTTAAAAGAAAACTACGATTGTGAAGTGATTGCATTTGTTGCTGATGTGGGTCAAGGGGCTGAAGAGTTAGAAGGTATTGAAGCTAAAGCGATTGCTTCCGGTGCATCTGAGTGCTATGTGGCTGACTTAAAAGAAGAAATGGTCTCTGAGTACATTTTTCCTACGTTAAAAACAGGCGCTCTTTATGAGGGTAAATACCTACTTGGTACGTCAATGGCTCGTCCTATTATCGCAAAAGCACAAGTTGAAGTGGCGCGTAATGTTGGCGCAGATGCACTTTGCCATGGCTGCACAGGTAAAGGTAATGACCAAATCCGTTTTGAAGGTGCATTCGCAGCATTAGCACCAGATCTACACGTAATTGCACCATGGCGTGAGTGGGATTTAGTGAGCCGTGAAGAGTGTCTTGATTACCTTGCTGAACGTAATATCCCTTGTACTGCTTCACTTACAAAGATCTACTCTCGTGATGCAAACGCATGGCATATCTCAACTGAAGGTGGTGTTCTTGAAGATACATGGAACGAGCCAAACGAAGATTGCTGGGCATGGACTGTCGATCCAGAGCAAGCGCCAAATGAATCAGAAACAGTATCAATAAAAGTTGAAAAAGGCGCGGTTGTTGCCGTTGATGGTAAAGCGATGACCCCTTATGAAGTGGTTGTTTATCTAAACGAGAAAGGAATAAAACACGGTGTTGGTCGTATCGATATCGTTGAAAACCGCCTTGTTGGAATGAAATCTCGTGGTTGTTATGAAACTCCAGGTGGCACGATTATCAATGAAGCACTACGTGCGGTTGAGCAATTGGTGTTAGATAAAGCGTCATTTGAATTTCGTGAAGAGTTAGGGATCAAAGCCTCTCATCTTGTTTATGATGGTCGTTGGTTTACACCATTGTGTAAATCAATCTTAGCGGCAACAGAAGAACTGGCTCAAGACGTTAATGGTGATGTTGTTATTAAGCTTTATAAAGGTCAAGCGACCGTAACTCAAAAGCGCTCTGATAATAGCTTGTATTCAGAAGAGTTTGCTACTTTTGGTGCTGATGAAGTTTACGACCAAAGCCATGCAGAAGGTTTTATCCGTCTTTACTCATTATCAAGCCGTATTCGTGCTCTAAATAGTAAGTAA
- a CDS encoding IS66-like element ISVsa2 family transposase, translating to MTDKIKPLPDTIDELKALVLQLENKYNRLLEQFRLAQHQRFGKSSESDSTQFDLFNETEEEIIIENDDTQTITYTRQKPKRQRLPEDLPRTVIIHDIKDKTCKCCGLEMHAMGKDISEKLEFVPAKVEVIQHVRPKYACRNCEKNNTSVDIKQAPMPASPIPKGIATASLLAQIITAKFQYSLPLYRQETLFQQWGIIIGRRTMADWLIKCSVLFTPLNNELHRILLEQPTLHCDETTVNVLDVEKAKCYMWVYCSGYDSPGSGVLPGIVLYDYQSSRHGYHPVNFLKGYNGYLHTDGYQGYEQTEAMLVGCWAHARRRFIEAQRVQVKGKTGSADWVLSKIQKLYRIESLLKEASPEAKYVARQTEARDLLKELRDWLDSAVSRVSPKTKLGEAISYTLNQWDKLVRYIDDGLLSIDNNRAERAVKPFVIGRKNWLFSGSTAGADSSAMLYSIVETAKANGLIPYDYIRYCLDRLCVGSPDIDSLLPWNVKDKV from the coding sequence ATGACTGATAAAATAAAACCACTTCCTGATACCATTGACGAGCTGAAAGCACTTGTGCTTCAGCTTGAAAATAAATATAACCGTCTTCTAGAGCAATTTCGGCTGGCTCAACATCAGCGCTTTGGTAAAAGCAGTGAATCTGACTCGACTCAATTTGATTTATTCAATGAAACAGAAGAAGAAATCATCATTGAAAATGATGACACACAAACGATTACCTACACTCGTCAAAAGCCAAAACGCCAACGCTTACCTGAAGACTTACCGCGTACTGTTATTATCCACGACATAAAAGATAAAACTTGTAAGTGTTGCGGTCTAGAGATGCATGCGATGGGTAAAGACATCAGTGAAAAGTTGGAATTTGTACCAGCTAAAGTGGAAGTTATTCAACATGTTCGTCCTAAATATGCTTGCCGAAATTGTGAAAAAAACAATACTTCAGTAGACATTAAACAAGCCCCAATGCCAGCGTCACCAATCCCTAAAGGGATTGCGACCGCAAGTTTACTTGCTCAAATTATTACGGCTAAATTTCAATACAGTCTTCCACTTTATCGTCAAGAAACGTTATTTCAGCAATGGGGTATCATTATTGGACGGCGAACGATGGCGGATTGGTTAATAAAATGCTCGGTACTATTTACCCCTCTTAATAACGAGTTACATCGTATTTTGCTTGAACAACCCACTCTGCATTGTGATGAAACAACGGTAAATGTGTTGGATGTTGAAAAAGCAAAATGTTATATGTGGGTCTACTGCTCTGGCTATGATTCTCCAGGCTCTGGTGTTTTGCCTGGAATTGTACTTTATGATTATCAATCTAGCAGGCATGGCTACCATCCAGTTAACTTTTTAAAAGGTTATAACGGGTATTTACATACCGATGGTTACCAAGGTTATGAACAAACTGAAGCGATGTTAGTTGGCTGTTGGGCACACGCACGTCGACGATTTATTGAGGCTCAACGTGTTCAAGTAAAAGGGAAAACAGGGAGTGCAGATTGGGTATTGAGTAAAATCCAAAAGCTATACCGGATCGAATCGTTATTAAAAGAGGCTTCCCCTGAAGCCAAGTATGTTGCTAGGCAGACAGAAGCCCGCGATTTACTTAAAGAGCTCCGTGATTGGCTTGATAGCGCAGTTAGTCGAGTATCACCTAAAACAAAATTAGGTGAGGCGATTAGCTATACATTAAATCAATGGGATAAATTAGTTCGTTATATTGATGATGGATTGTTATCTATTGATAACAATCGAGCAGAGCGAGCGGTTAAACCGTTTGTTATCGGCCGGAAAAACTGGTTATTTTCGGGTTCAACGGCTGGTGCAGATTCAAGTGCAATGCTTTACAGCATTGTAGAAACAGCAAAGGCAAACGGATTAATCCCTTACGATTATATTAGGTATTGTCTAGATCGTTTATGTGTTGGATCGCCAGATATCGATTCACTTTTACCTTGGAATGTAAAAGACAAGGTGTAG
- the tnpB gene encoding IS66 family insertion sequence element accessory protein TnpB (TnpB, as the term is used for proteins encoded by IS66 family insertion elements, is considered an accessory protein, since TnpC, encoded by a neighboring gene, is a DDE family transposase.), with protein sequence MNVFTDVSTIYLHRDFVDFRKAINGLVVIVEQEMQLSPFSDALFIFCNKPRDKLKILYWDKTGFALWYKRLDEDRFKWPRNINNDTLALSEQQLTLLLQGFDILGHQPVHYQTTL encoded by the coding sequence ATGAATGTATTTACTGATGTTTCCACCATTTATCTTCATCGTGATTTTGTCGATTTTCGCAAGGCCATTAATGGCCTTGTCGTGATTGTTGAGCAAGAAATGCAACTATCACCGTTTAGTGATGCTCTATTTATATTTTGCAATAAGCCTCGTGATAAACTCAAAATATTGTATTGGGATAAAACAGGATTCGCTTTATGGTACAAGCGATTAGATGAAGACCGCTTCAAATGGCCACGAAATATAAATAACGATACGTTAGCATTATCAGAGCAGCAACTGACACTGCTATTACAAGGTTTTGATATCTTAGGACATCAACCGGTACATTATCAAACAACCCTTTAA
- the tnpA gene encoding IS66 family insertion sequence element accessory protein TnpA, whose amino-acid sequence MQKDKKRTPEQWHALFESQQSSKLSAAEFCRNHNILPKTFSARKARWKQKINASTFLKVEALTSTIIATPQLPDIQLSIGKLRLTLPANTEPHWIGLLLKGYQS is encoded by the coding sequence ATGCAAAAAGATAAAAAGAGAACACCAGAGCAATGGCACGCTCTATTTGAATCTCAGCAATCTAGCAAGCTTAGTGCCGCTGAATTTTGTCGTAACCATAATATTCTGCCAAAGACATTTAGTGCACGTAAAGCACGATGGAAACAAAAGATTAACGCTTCTACTTTCTTGAAAGTAGAAGCGTTAACATCAACTATCATCGCCACTCCACAATTACCAGATATTCAACTTTCTATCGGAAAATTGCGATTAACATTGCCAGCTAATACTGAACCTCACTGGATAGGACTCTTATTAAAAGGGTATCAATCATGA
- the metF gene encoding methylenetetrahydrofolate reductase produces MAYSHASHLESLNQNIAELNGCINVSFEFFPPSSEKMEETLWNSIHRLKTLKPKFVSVTYGANSGERDRTHSIIKEIKEQTGLIAAPHLTCIDASRSELIDIANDYWANGIKDIVALRGDIPAGGGAPDMYASDLVELLKSQHDFDISVAAFPEVHPEAKSAQADLLNLKRKVDAGANRAITQFFFDVESYLRFRDRCVSAGIDVEIIPGILPVSNFKQASRFAKMNNVRIPGWMAQQFEGLDDDPVTRQMVGASHAIDMTRILSREGVKDFHFYTLNRAEHTYALCHTLGVRPDVNR; encoded by the coding sequence ATGGCCTATTCACACGCAAGCCACTTAGAGTCGTTAAATCAAAATATTGCAGAGCTTAATGGCTGTATCAATGTATCTTTTGAGTTTTTTCCACCAAGTTCAGAGAAGATGGAAGAAACGCTCTGGAACTCAATTCATCGTTTAAAAACACTAAAACCAAAATTTGTGTCTGTAACGTATGGGGCTAACTCTGGTGAACGTGATCGTACCCATTCCATTATTAAAGAAATTAAAGAGCAAACGGGTCTTATTGCTGCTCCGCATTTAACGTGTATTGATGCGAGCCGTTCAGAGTTAATCGACATTGCGAATGATTACTGGGCAAATGGTATTAAAGATATTGTTGCATTGCGTGGTGATATTCCAGCGGGTGGTGGTGCACCAGATATGTATGCTTCAGATTTGGTTGAGTTACTAAAATCACAACATGATTTTGATATTTCAGTGGCTGCATTTCCTGAAGTACATCCAGAAGCCAAAAGCGCACAAGCGGATTTATTAAACCTAAAACGTAAAGTAGATGCGGGTGCTAACCGTGCGATTACTCAGTTTTTCTTTGATGTGGAAAGCTATTTACGTTTCCGTGATCGCTGTGTTTCTGCGGGCATTGATGTTGAAATTATTCCAGGTATTTTACCCGTTTCAAATTTCAAGCAAGCCTCACGTTTTGCTAAAATGAATAACGTAAGAATCCCAGGTTGGATGGCTCAGCAATTTGAAGGCTTGGATGATGATCCTGTGACTCGTCAAATGGTTGGGGCAAGTCACGCGATTGATATGACGCGAATTTTAAGTCGTGAAGGCGTAAAAGATTTTCACTTCTATACGTTAAATCGTGCAGAACATACTTATGCTCTTTGTCATACATTAGGGGTTCGTCCTGACGTTAATCGTTAA
- the rplI gene encoding 50S ribosomal protein L9 encodes MQVILLDKIGNLGGLGDQVNVKAGYARNFLIPQGKVVMATKANVEMFETRRAELEANVAKQLAAAEARAESVNALEVTIASKSGDEGKLFGSIGNRDIADAATAAGVAIAKSEVRLPEGALRTTGSFEVSIQLHSEVFATLKLEVVAAE; translated from the coding sequence ATGCAAGTTATTCTACTTGATAAAATCGGTAACCTAGGTGGCCTTGGCGACCAAGTTAACGTTAAAGCTGGTTACGCACGTAACTTCCTTATCCCACAAGGTAAGGTTGTTATGGCAACTAAAGCTAACGTAGAGATGTTTGAAACTCGTCGCGCTGAATTAGAAGCTAACGTTGCTAAGCAACTAGCTGCTGCAGAAGCTCGCGCTGAGTCTGTTAACGCTCTAGAAGTTACTATCGCATCAAAATCTGGTGACGAAGGTAAACTATTCGGTTCAATCGGTAATCGTGATATCGCTGACGCTGCTACAGCTGCTGGCGTTGCAATCGCGAAAAGCGAAGTTCGTCTTCCTGAAGGCGCTCTACGTACAACTGGTTCTTTCGAAGTTAGCATCCAACTTCACTCTGAAGTATTTGCTACATTGAAATTAGAAGTTGTTGCTGCTGAGTAA
- the rpsR gene encoding 30S ribosomal protein S18 translates to MARFFRRRKFCRFTAEGVQEIDYKDVATLKNYITEAGKIVPSRITGTRAKYQRQLARAIKRSRYLALLPYTDKHL, encoded by the coding sequence ATGGCTCGTTTCTTCCGTCGTCGTAAATTCTGCCGTTTTACAGCAGAAGGCGTACAAGAGATTGACTACAAAGACGTAGCAACTCTAAAAAACTACATCACTGAAGCTGGTAAAATCGTACCTAGCCGTATCACTGGTACTCGTGCTAAATACCAACGTCAGCTAGCTCGCGCTATCAAGCGTTCTCGTTACCTTGCACTTCTACCGTACACAGATAAGCATCTGTAA
- the priB gene encoding primosomal replication protein N gives MTNRLELSGLIAKAPVRSLSPAGIPHCHFVIEHRSVKQEAGLSREVYCRMNVVVSGQGSQALTANLAQGSNVMVGGFITYQTGRNGVSRVVLHAEHIKFI, from the coding sequence ATGACCAATCGATTGGAGTTAAGCGGTCTTATCGCAAAGGCTCCGGTTCGAAGTCTTAGTCCTGCGGGCATACCTCATTGTCATTTTGTCATTGAGCATCGTTCGGTTAAACAGGAAGCTGGCTTATCACGTGAAGTCTATTGCAGAATGAACGTGGTAGTTAGTGGACAAGGGTCTCAAGCTTTAACTGCAAACTTGGCTCAGGGTAGTAACGTTATGGTAGGTGGTTTTATCACGTACCAGACAGGCCGAAATGGTGTGTCTAGAGTAGTGTTACATGCTGAGCATATTAAATTCATTTAG
- the rpsF gene encoding 30S ribosomal protein S6: MRHYEIVFMVHPDQSEQVAGMIERYTGSITEAGGTIHRLEDWGRRQMAYPINKLHKAHYVLMNVESEQAAIDELETAFRYNDAVLRNMIMRTKAAITEPSVMMKAKEERTAKREDAAPRAEEAAAE, from the coding sequence ATGCGTCATTATGAAATCGTATTCATGGTGCATCCTGATCAAAGCGAGCAAGTTGCTGGCATGATCGAGCGTTACACAGGTTCAATCACAGAAGCTGGTGGTACTATCCACCGTCTAGAAGATTGGGGTCGTCGTCAAATGGCTTACCCAATCAACAAGCTGCATAAAGCACACTACGTTCTTATGAACGTTGAGTCTGAGCAAGCTGCAATTGATGAACTAGAAACTGCATTCCGTTACAACGATGCTGTTCTACGTAACATGATCATGCGTACTAAAGCTGCGATCACTGAGCCATCAGTAATGATGAAAGCTAAAGAAGAGCGTACTGCTAAGCGTGAAGACGCTGCACCACGCGCTGAAGAAGCTGCTGCTGAGTAA
- the rlmB gene encoding 23S rRNA (guanosine(2251)-2'-O)-methyltransferase RlmB, which yields MSNEFLFGIHATKAVLERDPARFIEIFVLKGREDDRLLPIITELGELGFKIQELPRKTLDDKAKGANHQGIIARVTPAKQLNERDLDDIMDKTENPLFLVLDGVTDPHNLGACLRNADGAGVAAVIVPKDKSASMTATVSKVACGAAEMVPLVRVTNLARTMRALQEKGVWFVGTAGEATKDVFQSKLTGPLAIVMGAEGDGMRRLTRETCDDLIKIPMAGSVTSLNVSVASGVCLFEAVRQRSLQE from the coding sequence ATGAGTAATGAATTTCTTTTTGGTATCCACGCAACCAAAGCTGTATTAGAGCGTGATCCTGCCCGTTTCATTGAAATCTTTGTATTAAAAGGTCGTGAAGACGATCGTTTATTACCGATCATCACTGAACTGGGTGAGCTTGGATTTAAGATCCAAGAACTTCCACGTAAAACGTTAGACGACAAAGCGAAAGGTGCAAATCACCAAGGTATTATTGCTCGTGTTACGCCTGCTAAGCAGTTGAATGAACGTGACTTAGACGACATCATGGATAAAACAGAGAATCCATTATTCTTAGTTCTTGATGGTGTAACCGATCCTCACAATCTTGGTGCTTGTTTGCGTAATGCTGATGGTGCAGGTGTGGCAGCTGTTATTGTTCCTAAAGACAAATCAGCATCAATGACAGCAACAGTAAGTAAAGTTGCTTGTGGTGCGGCTGAAATGGTGCCTCTTGTACGTGTAACTAACTTGGCTCGTACTATGCGTGCACTTCAAGAGAAAGGCGTATGGTTTGTTGGTACTGCTGGTGAAGCGACGAAAGATGTATTCCAATCGAAGTTAACGGGTCCATTAGCTATTGTTATGGGTGCGGAAGGAGATGGCATGCGCCGTCTAACTCGCGAGACTTGTGATGACTTGATTAAAATCCCTATGGCTGGCTCTGTAACCAGTTTAAACGTTTCTGTAGCGTCTGGTGTTTGTTTGTTTGAAGCCGTACGTCAGCGTTCGTTACAAGAGTAA